The genomic interval GATTATCTTTCATTAATGTACCAAAAATAATATCATTTTCAGAAAATTGAGATATGGGAGCAATTGTTCGTTTAAGCCACTCATACATGCCAATCCAAAAAACACTACTAAGTgaacaaatataaaacaaatgtaCCGTTGTTTCAATCTCAGATTCACAGAAAGTACAATTATTGTGATCATTATTAAATCTATACCTCAGCAATTCTAAGGAAGGGTAAATATCATTAAAGATTTTAAAGTGTACTTCCTTGGCTTTTGTGTGCCTTTAATGTCACCCCACAAGTTTTCAATGAGGTAGAGATCATGGGGTTgagctggccactccataacttCAACCGTTTTTATCTGGAACCAAGATTTTGCCCTCTTGCTTGTGTGTTTGGGGTTGTTTCTCTTGTTAAAACACCCATTTTAGGGTCATTTCCTATTCTGCAAAGGGCAACGTAATCTCCTTAAGTATTCTGATGTATTGAAAAAGTGATCCATGATCTCTTGTATaagataaataggcccaacacagTAGTATGAAAAACATCCCAATACCATAATTTTTGCATCACCATGCTTAACTTTAACTAGCTTTAcagtgtactgtggcttgaattcaggaCCCGGGGGGTCACCTGACGTACTGTCGATAATCACTTGACCCGAAAAGAGTTTACATTCTCATGCATATGTTTATGTATTATAAGTATAAAGTGATACCTGAGTGTCTAAAAGGTCTAGATATACGTTTTTGATATTGGTGTGACGCATTGCCACTGCAGTTACTCTACTTTACCAACAGATGGCGCATTTGTTATGGAAAATACACTCCGGAGAACGTCAAGCTTAGTACAGAGCACTTATTTCCACTTGAAAACCCAGTAGTGTTCATCTTAGTTACTGATTTTCCATCTAAGGACCGTAGCATCAGCTTGCACATAGTGCACATTccaaatatattatatataatattatatttattttatttaacccaTTTGACTGTCTTTTGCTTCAAAACTATGTAAGTGCATGTAAGTTTTTTGGCAAAAATCTCCACATATTAGTCTCCAATGTGTTTAAGTGAAATTATTTTTGCTGTATTCTGTCAACTACCAAAaacatttctgccaaattcctaattgaaaaaataatatttttatttgcattCAGAAAACTGAAACCagaaaaactaacaaaaagaTGCAACATTTTCAGATCATGAACACTGCAAATTATACTACGGGGCTGATGCTGATGGTGGTAGGCTAAACGTGGTATAAGGAGAATAactgactccggtcctttgaatgaTTGGAAAATAATGCAAAACCTACGGTGTAATATCTCACTTTGcagcattaccaccttgggtgggCATTATTTAGAATAATTCAATGTCCCATAACAACTCTTCCATACAAAACAAGTCTATATTTCTTTTTAAGAAAGTTTGAACTATtcaaaaatgaatgaatgatgaAATAATCATGATTTTTAATCACATCTTTTTTTTATGTGTCTAGGCACGCTCTCAGTCTTTTACATTGTATATATTGGGGTTCAATTTTAATATCATCTAATCTGAACACAACTCTTGAACACAGTCTTGATCTCCACTTCAATGAGTATCACGTGAGAGAACAGCTGAGGAGTAACACAAAGTATCTCAGATGTTGTTTAGCTTGAGACTGTAGGGAATAAAAGTAGAAAATGGTAAAGGTGACGCGTTGATAGTTTAAGATTCTGGAAAGGCATTACAGCAGAACCCTTTAAAATCTCTCCTTATAACACAGCCCAGTCAAGCTATTTAGCCACATTACTAGATTTACAATTGTTTAATGTTTCATTAACATTGAAACAGTCCCCTCCAGCCCTGAACTGATGGAAGTTTTGTTCAATGTTGATAGCCAGATAGCCTATAGTAATCAAATAATCGAAAAACTttacaacacacacatactgatttGACATTGCAGCATTTATTACATATTAATAACATAGTAGCTGATCATATGTTTGTGGCCTGCTGATAGGAATCCTGCACAGCTCAGGTCACTATTCttcatatatacagtacatatacaGTCCTTCTGATCACAGGTTTTACAAGTTGTCAAAATTGCTTACTGCTATAACCAACAAGAGAagcaatgttttgttttttgttttggttgAGGAAATGCTGCACTTATTCTCTCAAATCCAAAAATATTGCAGCATTAAATATGTTTTGGTAGATATTAATATTACCAATCATTCTGATAAAAAATGTCTGAAACTGATGGATATAGCTAACTGATTgatttaaattaataataaaaatgttagttcattttGACTGGTTTATACTAGTTTATAATGTAAGTCTCAGAGAACAGAAATATTATAATGGTATTTTGCATAATACCTCTTTTATATGTTTTCCTGTTTTAGAGAAAAACTGTCTGCCACATGATCTTGCAGGTTTTTACCACTGTTTACTGTGAAGTAATGTTAAAACAAATCCAGTGGAGTTTCAGTGAGCAATTCTTCACGTCTTCATCCAATAATACAAAAACACGGAAACTGAAATTGATATATCAATGCTTgtgaaaacagtttttttttaaactgcacaAGAGTTATATAAGTGTGCATACTCTGAGcctaaataagtttagtttttgaCACTGGTCAGCTGTAGTAAAATCTATTGCACAGtgtttacagtaaaactccccACTTGACATGTAAATTGTGACACTGCAGGGGCTTCTGCATTGAGAAAAGTGTCTTCATTGAGGTCCTTCATTCTCCAGAGTCACTGAAGATGTTCTTCGTTTTATTCCTattgtaaacaacaaacaaacaaacaaacagtaaGTTAAGTTTTCATTAATCGTATTATTAATGTAAACGCTATTTCAACGAATATTGACAATAAACTCTTCCTAACCAAAAACCTGAGAAGAAAACGTGACATTCAAACCAAGTTATTTCAtgaaaaagtttgtttttaatggacttttttATGTCAGGATCTTAAAAACTACTGTTGTAGAATCGCTGCATTCATCCACACGTCCGTGTTCACTTCCATGGGTTTACTTTGCCAAAACATTTTTCCCCTCAGACTCACTGGCTCTATGTGACAAAGGGATTTCTTTATTGGATGGCGCCCCTCCTCCTAACCCTCCCCCTGTTTCTCGCTGGCCTCTGTAACAGCTGCTCTTTGGAGCCGTATCCTAAGAGAGTGAtgatctgtgttttttatttcaaagtgtttttttgGAACAGATGGCCAAGGGAGAACTGGGGAGTCAGCCAAGAGCGCGCTGGGGAATGTGCCAATTCCTGTAGTGAGTGAGTTCTCCGGCTTCCAGCTCGCGTGCCTTCCCTCTGCCCTCTGCCCTGAGTGGCGCCAGCAGGACTTCCCAACTAGTGTTGCGAACATCTGGTGTCTGGGTCTGATGGGGTGGTGGGGGGGCCAACTCAACCCATTTCCTTTTAGATGTGCTTTGCCGAAGGAACAAATTAGCTCACATATACTGTAGAGATGGTGAGTGGTCCTGACGCTTCGTGCCTCAATGAAGTCGCTTTACAGCATTGATTTGTTATGTGCTTGCTATTTATACTGTACTTTTAATGACTGAAACTATTTAATGCGTAGATAGTTATCCTGGGCAAATTTAGCCATCTGCCTTCCTAAGACATGAACAAGAGGGGGACTGTCACTGTACATCAACTTAACTCTACACAAACATAAGCACTTTCAGGCATTCAAATCCCCATTACTGACAGAACACACATTTGATCTCCTatagacccgagctttggtttgtcttttccCCCCACCTATTTTGGGGTAAGGGAGAACCAATAAATagaataaccaaatatttttctttgaacatgaagcagtgtaattgtccacatGTTCCAGTtatacacagaattaagtactATGGTGCAATGGtaagtgacaatggtttgaaaataggaaaatgcagttgagtaaccacacgtaaacagaaattcgtgatacgatcccgaaaaaacgtggaaattcgtgacagtatcacgaaaaagaatcaaaaaatgacgtgcctatagacagtttcatcagACGCCATGCACTGACGCGATAGAcgtggatccgaactttacttccggtttcgtttttttaatggtctgactagttgctatactgatctcttgaacaaatgcctcgtcaaaaataacaaatgttttggtttcctataatctatgtgttgtttttttgcttgttatataaataaaatatgtttaaagaactttgttgttatttattctaagcggagtttaccggaagttacgtgcggaccacgacagccgcttgtttatgtttttactgctgaaaccgtctataggtacgtaattttgtgagaATGGGTAGATAAAGTATAGTTAAAAGATATCAacttcattttttaagttaaataatagtaagttcaaatcttaaatctgagttgatttaactaAAACTTTAATTTAAGGCATCAAAGAATTTTTCACAGTGCAGTTTTAGCGTGTTTTCGCTTTAAAGCGCATTACTTCTGTTACGGTTACGTCTGACATTCACACCACTACAGAGTTTTTGACCCTCGTAAGATACTTTTGTAAACGCTGCAGTTTTACAGTAGTTAGGGTTGCAATGTAGACAGACTTAAATGAAGTCCCTTATTGGGTCTTCTGGATCAATGCGTATCCTTTCCTGATTCGTCAAGCCCCTATGACAATGAGCACCCGCAACATGGAGACCGAACTGAGGGCTTTGCAGAGTTTCAGCTGTTCAAATGCtctttttaagcacatgtgtTTATTCAtcacacaaacactcagaacaaGCGCACAAGTACTACGATAAATGTCTTCTTCACTaataaaatgtgtcattttattctgttaaacagaggTTTGCGCCCTAAACAGTGCTCTTAGTGCCACAAACTATTGCCAACtaattgttgttttaaacatagaTCATGATGGATAAATAGTAATATAAGTGCTCTGTTTTGAGCTGTCTGCAGTAGCATACCCTGCCCATTTCTTTCACAGGCAGTATAAACTCAGTtatgaaattaaatacaaacagCTGAAAAGATTGAAACAATTATAACACCGTGACTGTCTACATGCACAACTATTATTTGAGTAATAATCTCTTTTACAATTATAACTGCATGCCCAGTAGAGACGCGCAGATCAGCTTAAACATCACCCGAATCCGCTTCTTTAAATACATAGTCCAACCGTCACCCACCAGCACCATAATATTCTCTGATTTAGATATCCGCACCCGACCCCCAACCGATCACCTTCAAACTTTAACTGGAATGTCACTCTTTTCTGTCACTACAACttcccaaacacacacacaaacaaatacacacGTTGCATATTACATACCTGGCGATTCATCAAAATACTATTTTATTATCCGAGCCACACGACCTGCAGATTATTCCCCCGGATATAGACGTGGCACATGCATTACTGATGCCCAGTGTTCAAGAAGGATCATGTTTCATTTGTTTACAGTCGCGTATACTGTGGATGGAGATCTTttcaaaaatccacggcaaagtccatatttctttgacgtggaaaagtgctttgTATTTATGTATAGAGCACAATGTTTTCTTATTAGACATGACTTTTAGCGCGAACCCAGATTTTTTTAGTGCtatctttaggctttcattgataaaactaaagtggcTGCTCGACCTCTTTCATTTGTTTCATTTGCAGGCATGTCAAAGTTGTGcgagcttatttcatcaattaccctgaaatatcagagaaagctcttacataaaCACGTACAAAACTCTTTGCAGCCtgtttacttacaacaaaaGCAGCAgactgacataatattagtttgtaTCACTTTAAACCCTTCATTTCTCCCGCTCGTGTTTAAACGACAGCAGAGGGACCCAGTAGTGCCTCACTGCAGAACATgacatccagggggcggggttggatccAGATCCAGGGGCGGAGCTGGATCCAAATCCAGAGATCACTTCCCattgcattttgattggtcggcAGTTTTACCACAAGACACGTCATACACGTGTTGTTGCGTTACCATTTCCGCATTGAGTCGTAACTAAATTAAGTTATTCTTTtgacagaaaaacaaactttacttATGACTACAATAAAAGTAGTGACTTTAAGgtgaaatgtaagtttttttGCTATAATGTTTAGAAGTAAAACATTTCGGGCACTACAAGTAATCTTACCACATGCAGTTTAATACCTATGAATGTATACAGTATGAATATGCATAATTATATATGGTTATTTAGAAATgaataaattgaatgtttatctTGTAGGGACTTTGAACTTGTCTTAACGCGTCTTTTTGGTTACAGCCATTAGGAAACAGGTTTCCTAAACATGgtttacgttttttttaaatgtgatgataaaagatatcaaataaatttgtgttttatgtgtaaTAACTGGGATAATGTATAGCCAAGCGGGTCGCAATATATCCCTTCAGTGGTATCACCCTCTCTGGAATGTCTCCCTTACCTCCCCTTAAACTAACTGTGATCATCACTTACTAAATTATGAATCATTCTCAactatattattaatcaaacgtACACTTAAACTGATAAGAGCAAACGTTGGCACCCACAATATGCAACTAATTGCGGGCTGCAACAACGCAAATATACTGGTTCATTTGGcggaacaaagtatataaagtgggaggagttggatctagatccaaccACGCCCCCTGGATCtcgtgttctgcagtgaggaCCATCTTGAGGGACTCGCCCACAGACCAACCCCTCAGTAATCAGGACGGCCCCTTCGAGTAGATCATGGTATGTGAATCCCAATGCTTTGTCATTGTAGGTGTTTTCTCCTCCAAAATAATTACAGATTAAGTCCTAGGACATACTTACACTAAATGaccatttaaaggtaaaaacaaGGAAATCAAGTGGCATAAAGTGAGAAGTGTTCCATCTTGTTTCCATATATCAGTAGTCTCCTTGGAGCCTTTAACGCAGGATACAGTGGCCCTTCATGAGTAACTGGAAAATGTCTTCTCCACAGCTATTTACCTTCCTCTTTTTGGAGCGACCCTCAGCCTGTAGAGTTCGAGTGCACTGCTCCACACACTCTCTGAAGCTCAAATTGCGGTGGTCTGGGGTATAGTCCAGGTCAGCAAGCTGAGCAAGTGACAGTATGTAGTTGCAAGCTATTCTTAATATAGCCAGCTTGGAAAGCTTCTGCCCATAGGAGTAGCAGGGTACCTGTGAGATTAAGACATCATTAATAATGAAACCACAGATCATGGCTAAAAAATATCCATCACGATGACCAAAAAGTGCAGAGCTGTAAGATAACTGGAGACATTTTTATCCAGCAATTCAAATATACAATGAGAATCATACTgattatgtttaataaaattGGCAACTGTTCATAATCAAAACACTGAGCTTGTCATTAATTCCCAAGCAAGTTACTGTAATGCTATTAACACAACTTTAGCTTTTTACTTGTTTCAAAGTGTTATGTTGTGAAATCCTAGTACTGCAGGCCTGGCAAACTGCAAATTTGTTGTCATTGTCATCCAATTCCAATTAATCACACAGTGtgagttttgatgcattttCGATCCCATTTGTTTGCCAGGATATTATCTGCTTAAATCATCGTCAACAAAAACGATTtacggaagacgcaccgaaatcctggccaggacgcatCCGAGAGGAAtagcacgtatggtcacccttaTTCCTATCGAAAACTGTTGATTACTTAACCGCTTCTCAAATGTagtaaaattgttttattactTTACAGCTCTGAAAAAATTTAAAGACCACTCCAGTTTTGCCTTAAATCGTCATTTCTACATGTATTGTGACCATTTCATGTATTTCTACATGTATTTTGACCATTTCAGTCTGATCTGTTGAATTCCAACAAGTGACAATAAAGTCACCCAACAGCAATGTAAAAGACTGAGagcatgaaaataaaaaatcttgAGTTATTCCATCAAATATTTACACTTTTTAACTTttcctaaaatacatttggcagaaatgttgtCAGTAGATGacagaatgaaacaaaaatgatagTCTTGCATAAATGCATATAACTATATAGTACTAGTAGTATTAGAGAGGTGAGGTGACttcttataaaaaatatattttaataaatactgCAGCTTTGTTTGTATTTCAACACTATCCATTGCCTAATCATGAGTTATTAGTTCATCTAATGAAGGACACTGAATTTGTTTTATTTCTGATGTCATTGCACGCTACCTTCTGTCTTTACTCACACACAAAATCTGTGCTTTCACATCACACAGCACTGGAGTCACACAAGACATAAAACCTACCGTAGATAACAGGTATCGCAGTTGTTATATCTACCTGCTTTCTGAGCGCCTCAAAGGCCGCGCTGATGGTGTGCACGCGCGTCCTCTCCCGCGCGTTCGCCAACAGTCTGCGCGTCTGCTGTACGGCTTTGATCTCCGTGCCCGCGACGGACTGCTCTCCCGTGCGTTTCCTTGGTGATTCCGCGCGCTCGCTCCTACCAGGCGCCTGCGAGACTGCGTGCGGAGACAGCACATACACCGGCGGACTGTCCAAAGGCGAAACCCGCGCGCTTGTTATAAcgcttttattattattgacaGTCTTCGAGCTGTAGTCTCGCGGTTCTCCGGCGATGACGGTATTGATTCTCATATCGATGGCAGTGTTTGAAATATCGTGCCCTGCAGCGCTGTCATCCCGCGACGCGATTATTTCCAAAGCGTTGGACTTTTTCACGCACTTATTTAACATGGTGTCGTCCATCAGATGTGAAGTCTTGTACAAGTTAAAGTAAGATACATCACTGACATGCTTCACCGGATCTCTGGCTTTGCGTTTTAATCTCTTGTCTCCAGAAACCGGGTTGAGGATCTGACAGTGAGCGTCATTTACATGCATTGGGTTCTTCATCGCTAAAAGTCAAATAAGCAAGAGAAATAATGTTGACGAGGACGTTATATAAATAAGTGTTCAGTGAGAAacatgtctgtccgtctgtgTAGAGCTCCTCCTGTGAAGTCAGGCAGACATTGGCAGCAGATTTTGTGTGAATGTTCATCTGTGTTTGTTTAGCCTCAGTTAACACAGAAGCCCCTGTTGGTGAGATA from Misgurnus anguillicaudatus chromosome 16, ASM2758022v2, whole genome shotgun sequence carries:
- the atoh8 gene encoding transcription factor atoh8, giving the protein MKNPMHVNDAHCQILNPVSGDKRLKRKARDPVKHVSDVSYFNLYKTSHLMDDTMLNKCVKKSNALEIIASRDDSAAGHDISNTAIDMRINTVIAGEPRDYSSKTVNNNKSVITSARVSPLDSPPVYVLSPHAVSQAPGRSERAESPRKRTGEQSVAGTEIKAVQQTRRLLANARERTRVHTISAAFEALRKQVPCYSYGQKLSKLAILRIACNYILSLAQLADLDYTPDHRNLSFRECVEQCTRTLQAEGRSKKRKE